The DNA sequence TTACCCACAAATAGCGGGGAGTCCTGGTTGTCATCCTGGATGTCTGGGCTGGCTCCATGTTTGAGGAGGAAGGAGGCATTTTCTATAAGACCATGTTCTACTGCGAGGAAGAGTGGAGTCTGACCTCGTAGCGTGCAACACTTCACTGAGTCTGGGCCTGAAGCTGGAAAACAGGTGTCAGATTAGTTTAAATAAAGGCCATCATCACTTACCACAcatctgcacagaaacactgaagctgaCACAAACCTTTGTATGTGAGCTCCAGGATGCTCTGGTTGCTCTGAGATGCTGCTTCGTGGAGAGGTGTCCAGCCTCTGCTGTCTGCCAGTGAAAAGCTCTCTTTATGTCTGACACACAGATCCTTCAGGAGCTTCTCATTACCTGCAGGTATGAACATTGGTACAGTCTGCAGCATGTAAACATCAGAACcactttttgttgtttaatgtgAAGCATACAGTGGTTCAACAAATATATGTCCTCATAGAAAGAAAAAttaagaagaaggaaaagatgaagaacaaaacaacaacaatgttgGTGCCTCAAAGTCATCTGCAGCACCAAATTAACAACAAGAACAGATGGGTGTCACGGTCTTGCTGAAGAAGGTGAAGTGGTAATAAGTTCTAAAGACGACGTGCAGAAGGTTGTGTTGGGTCTGAAGCAAGAAGGAGGAGTAAGGAGAAGAGCTGAAGCTGAGCGTAGGAAACAGAAAGGAGTTTAAGGATGAAGATATGCAGGACCCAAATCACTGAAAGGTGGATACTTGGTATGTTGGGGAATGGGGAGTCCATGAAGCTGGATAGGATGGATAGGTGTAAAATGATCAGCAGACAAGATGATTCAGAGACTTTTAACATTATGGGAAATTTGGAACTGACAACAATCCATACAGACAACAAAAGGGTGTATGTTGGAAAGTGAGACCTCAGAGCTAATGAGAATAACTTGACTTTTATTGCGACTGAGTCTGGGCTAATTGAGCGTCATCCAAGTGGTGATGGCCTGTAGGCAGGAggtgaggagaggagggaggaagagaggatGTGGCacatgtttttttatgtgccaGGGAAGAAGATGGAAATTCTTAGCATAAAAACTAAGCTCACTGATGTTGTTCAAGCAGTCACATGCTAGACTGCATTATGTCAAAGTCTTTTTCTTAGTCCagttctgaaaaagaaaacaaagctttagcttatttttattatttaacaataaaatcACAAGTGTTCATCTTGTCTCACCTTGTCTAATAGCAGTGAAGATCTTGCTGATGTCTGCAGATTCTGAGCtgctggaaagaaaaaacagaacaaaacaaaacaaaaactcccACCACACTCGGTTtccatctgttttttcttttactggcGCTATGTGATGTCAAAGAGAGCAGATCTTGAATATGGTCACATCAATCACAAGAAAGCTGCTGAGGGGTTGAACAATGGTTCAGTATTATTTTAAAGagtgaatcatgcaaagttGCTATAAAGgattccaaaaataaaaaactgaagcTGAATATGAGCATAACAAGTTCCTTAAAACATGGCAAACATCTGATTTTTCCAGGTATCTGCTGGACTGACCTCCTGTCGTCCCGCGTTGTGGCGTTTCTGTGCGTCTCCTTCTGCTTGCTGCTCTCCAGCAGACTCTGTTCAATCATGTACTGAGTGGCTGCATCgtcttcatcatcctcatcgTGAATGCCGAACCGATCAAGCTCCATGATGCCAGAATAAATGATCACGGTCAGACCAGGTGAAACCTGCATATTTAAATCGGGTCAGCGTTTAGTCAATTTCTACTTCCTGATGTTGAAACCGGGCTGCTGAGTTAAAGAGGTCATGTTAATGGAAAGAAACCTACACAGGTCATTCCAGACACCAAAGACGAGCCTGTGGCCAAGGCTCTAAGGAAACCTTGGATCTAGCTTACTTTTCTGAGAACTTAATCAGATTACTTAATCTGTGAAACTAGTGCAAGAAATTTAGAAGCAAACACTTTGCTCTTTGATTTTGTAAAATAAtccaaaaaaaaatatcatcatttacatttaaaacatgcaaGATTCGACTCAAGCTGTGGACCTTTTATTGAAGGTCATCCATCTGTCTACTGTCAAATTAAAGCTTTTTCACAGTGTTAACCTTTCACATACACTCACCTTTCTGTTTATTAGCAACAGGTGTATGCTTGCTTATTCATGCAGCATGTGGCAGCACAAGGAGAAACTGATAAATCTCAGTGATGTTATGGTACGACTGCTGTTGCTGATCTGGAGTTTTTCTCCACAAAAAGTTGTTTTAACTCagcttttctttacatttttcttgttttgtttggcCTCAATGTTCAGTTTAATTATTGATTTTGTCTTCTGAGAATCCTgcttttgtctgtctgtgagcTAAATGGAGTTTATGGTATTTATATAGTACCTTTCTACTCAGCGGAGCACTCAATGCACTTTTTACTGGAGCGCTCATTCATCCGATCATACAGCACTTTTATCTATGCCTGAGTGCTTTCTAATTGTCTGATTAATGCATCAGGGCAACTTAGGGTTCAGCATCTTGCCCAGGGACACTTTGGTACACAGCTGGAGGAACCACTGAACCACTGACCTTCCAATTGGTAGATGACCCACTCTACCACCTGAGGCACAGCTaagtttcttatgttttattattgtctTCACCCTTTGTTAGTcccagttttttgtgttttgtttgtaaaAGGCAAAAATATGCCTGAGCCCAGGAACACTGAGATTCAATGACGTGATACAATGGAATTTTTTGGAGGTCATTGCaggtaaaagaaaataatattgGAGCTGTGGAGGCTAATATTCCAAGAAAAAATATTCAGAGTTTCAGTGATTAAAGTGTTAAAATATGGGAGAAAAAACATTATAGTCATAAAGCTACAAGGTGGGACCACTGATGTGGTCTAAAATTAAAGGTTCTTATCTAAGAAAAATACTCAGAACAAAATGCAGCAGGACGTGCTGTGGAGTGATTGTTCCAggtctgtgtttttattcttggaaGTTCTTgaaagttcaaaataatcctctgTGTCCTCAGGAACACAGATTTCCTTCCttcttatttgtttgtttctgagtCACCTGAGAGCTGAAAATTGGTGCTACTCAACATATTATGCTCATTTTCAGACACACTGTTATTTCTGGACTCTACTCACAGatcaaaataatctttatttatccTTTTCTGGGCCTTAGTGCATCCCCTCCTGTCATCACCTGACTGAAAGTTGTTTTAGCTCTTCCCCCTTTTAATCCACGTTTCtactgattggctgccccttatTAATGTTACGTTTAAAAGCCACAGCAGGTGACTGAGGGCTGAAGTGTCTGTGATGAGCATATTAGGAATGCCCGCTCTCTGTGACATCATAGAGAGCCAAGAGTTGAAACAACAGCCTGGAACTGAGTGTGTACTACAGTGTGAAACAAGCGttcttggctcacagggattgCTTGTACATTACTTGGACCTTATTAGTTGAAACTGTGGTCATGTTTAATATGAGTACCCACCAACGTAACAGTATATATGTGTTAGGAAATAATGCAAAGCAGAATAGGTCCATGTTCAGGAGACAGGAAGCCTGAGTTCACCAGACcagtttaaaactttaaaataaaaccatcATCTCATTGTAGGTTTCGGAGCTGACAGATCAGATGTCACCTGTTTCCTTTACCTTGTGGTTTGGTGTTGGGTTGGCTGAGGAGTCCCTGCAGATTCAAAGTTGTTGTTGCTGAAAGCTggcagaaggaggaggaggtctGTGAAACCAGAGCTTTATGTCCACACGGGTTCTCTCAATAAAGCTCCACAGCTCCTGTGTCCTTCAACAATATGTTCATACAGCATGACTCCAAATACACACATGCGATTTACTCACCAGATTAACACATCTGCATCAGAGACGTCTCACATGTGTGACAATCCTGCAAAGCTCAGGCTCAGGGCCTGTCATGTTTCCTCTGTGCAGCTACAACACTCTGGCTGAGAGGACGGGGATCTGACACCAGTTACTATATTTACCTGCTGTAGACAGACAGCGTGACACTGCAGGGTGGTTAGAGCTGTTTACCCTGACACACCTCCACCCTCCAGTCTGTTTGGTGTCTGCTTCTCATTGTCAGCTCGTCTGCCTGATTTTGTTGACAATttagaatttaaaaagaaactgtTGACACAATCAGAGTCTGTTGACACAGTCATCAGAGTTCGCCTGAATTTTGTCATCAGATTGtcccagtttaaaaaaaaacacacctcaGATTTGCCTGAAAGGTTTTGCTAATAGCTAGGGATTATCCCAAATTTCAGGTCCTTACTGTCATATGActgtttttaggtttttagtttttttttgaaGACAACATTCTAAGCTGTGTTCTTCAAATTGTTTAGAGCAAATATCTGGTACTGTGGCTGGGCTCCAGCTGTGGACCTGCCTGGCAAGCTTCACGACGCTGAGCAGTGAGCACAGACCTCACTAAAGGTTGTCAGCTGGAGGTCAGTTTGTAGGGCTCTGGCAGTGCTCCTGCTTTTGGACCtggcacaaaggagcagatactggTCCCGCTGCTGGGCTGATGACCTTCTATGGCCCTGTCCGGCTCTCCTTGCAACTCCTCCACACTCTTAAAACTCAGCTGGAAGACAGAGTAAACATTCTGAGGGcactggaggagctggactaGCCTGCAGGCACCACCTCACACTATCAGTGCCAAGGACACAAGCATAAAGCAAAACAGACAAATCAGTCAGGAAGGACAAGGAGAGAGCGGTGGTCATGGATTCAAAATGGTTTCTGGAACCAACTTGTTATCCATGAAGTTTAAACGACTTGGTGTCATACtgtgacttttatttattttaatcagtGCAAAATGTAATTCGACCTTTttccaccagagggcagcgtTTTACCGTGTTTACTGAGACCTTATCAGCTGTTACTGTTaggcatttcttttttttaattttatttctgttttagcTTGAAGCTCGTTCTCTCAAGAGGTATTTCATTTCTCCAGGGCACCACCATCAATGAACGTGTGTTTTTAATGACCTccttaaataaaaattacacaCTCACTGCAGCATCTGCTGTTACAAAGTGGTATCAGACTAAAACCAcagacagcacagagacagcttTAGTTTATCTCCTTGTAAATTAAGTCATAGAGGCAGCTTTTATaccatttttaaaagaataagtACCTTTaagtgtagttttttttatttcacttcttaaaataattttgatttgtttgtatTAATTGTGTAACATTcgtatctccagtgtttcctcggagggggttctctgcaccggggctgtgatcgaccgtggctgctggggccctgtgggtcctctgagcctggctggggggGCTTCttagcctccctcctgctgtgtgcccagcctggaggctgcggtctgtgaccggctcccggtgcagacagctccctgtgatagtgtttcctcacttggctaatacgtacccagcccaattttactctttaggtgtgtgtgtgtgtatgtgtgtgtgtgggggtgggggggtagggggatgtgtgtatcatgaccgcttctgttaatgacagtgcggggaatgagtgggagggtgaggtgggctgcttttaaccatgtaaagcactttatgctacagtttgtatgaaaagtgctttataaataaagattgattgattgattgatagtACCAAAGTAACTGgaaaactctttttttaaacttaaaaataataataacacaggTTGGGCCACAAAATGCCATCATTTTGTGAAACTGGACTACAACCAGGTCAGCAGCactttttgattttttcttcttctggtgAACTCAAAAGCTCCTTTTGGGGGATAAACCACCGGAGGACTTTGCTCGGTATAACCCAAAAACATGTTCTTTTTACATCAATGGCAGGTCTGTATGTCTTCACTTGTTTTTGATCCACAGTATTATGACCCAGCTTTCTGATCTGAGATCAGGTATAACTGTCTACATTCAAAACCAGTGTCAGAATCTTTATATTATCCCAGCCCTGCACTTAATGACTGTATGTGTGTTGAGTCGCccacatattttaaatcatttatgTCACATGAAAGGATGAGTGCAAAATgaccaaaccgcaaaaatgtgtTCATGTGAAACTTGTTTTTGCTACTGTTCACATTAATGAGATTTTACAAAATTACGTGAAGTCCTTATTTTGAGGATATATACAGAAAAGACTGACATAATTAGCCTGAATTAAATGTTAAACGTAAGCCAGTTTCTGGTATATTGATGTAGTTTAACCTGAAATTCAAGCAAAAACAGTTTGCATGATTCACTGCTtaacagtaacaaaaacaatttaactCACTAACAACTCTGCcttaaaaacacagtgaaatgaaAACACGAAGCAAACAGGCTGAAattgaaaatgtgtttattttattttattcgtTGACTGTTTATGATCTTGGTCTCTCCTTCTTGCCTTTGTAGAGTGCCAGCAGAGACACGTTGGCCACTTTGACCACCTTGAAACGAACTCCGGGAATGTCACCGACGGCGTGACCCTTACGTCCGAAACCTGCCACCAGAACCTCGTCGTTCTCCTGTAGGTCAAGAAATAGAAGCGAAAGAGGTTAGAAGAGCGAAAATTGAGAACAGAACTAAATTATACATTTAAGAACTTTTAAGGACccaaaagaaaattacaatGAGATCTGTAGATACATGTACAGATCAAAAACTGGAGCAAGTTAAAATCTGTAGTTTACTGCAACTTAGACATTTCATAGACACAGACACTCAACTCCACATAAACACGACTATTACAGACACAATGGCTCGATGTTTCTGTTGTAGAATCTACATAAACAATCCTCTAAAGAATAAACTCGCCACTGCCGTTTACCTCGATGAAGTTGAGGCAACCGTCATTGGGGACGAAGGCGGTGATCTTCTTGCCGTTCTTGATGAGCTGAACTCTCACACACTTCCTAATGGCAGAGTTGGGCTGCTTGGCCTCCACACCACTGCACAGAGGAAAAGTACAAAGCTCTTCAAGTTAAACCCAAACACCCTTGATTATGGATTTAATAAAGAGGAACTCAAAAGACCAAAAAACTGCTTTATATCTTCCTAAATTACACGTGTTAGCTGCTGTTGTAATACTTACACTTTCTCAAGTACGATCCCCTTGGCGTGAGAGGCTCCTCCGAAGGGGTTAGCCTTCAGGGCAGTGCCCAGGTGGGCCTTCTTGTACTGTTTGTCGTGCCATTTCTGCTCACGCCGGTGATTGCGGAGCTTTCTGGCAGTACGCAGACCACGACACTTTcctgaaagagggaaaaaagaagacgAAAAAAGCCAAAGTCAGCACAGTCAGGTACGACCATTAAGATGGCACTTCAGACCTTCCTGAGTCATGCTTAACTCTTTCCCCCTTGGACACCTACTAGGGGTAATTTAAGAATATCCCCATTTGTGCATCAGGTAATGAGGATTAACCTATACAGCAGGCATGTCTAAAGTCTGGCCCAGGGACAGATTGCAGCCAGTCTGGACACCCCTTCATTACAACTTACTAGGGCCACCCTTGTAAACCCAGAAAGCTGTTCTAATAAACATCAAACCACCTCTTTAATATACAACAAGTGTCTTTGTGGAGAAAAAGAGATAAACATCAAACACAGTGATGCTGCAGATCAATTAAACGGACTCCTTAAcgagaaagacaaaaaggaacCCAGATGCTTCTCTTCGGTGGGTACATTCAAAACTGTTCAGCCCGCTGTTCGCAGGGCAGAAACATTTCACTATCCCTATTCAACAGAAATCTGATTTGTCAGGCATCATTCCCACGAGACCCACCTCGTGGTGTGAGGACAGGGCTTCAGTTAAGCTTTACTTAATAGAATTTTGCCAACATATCAAAATTAATGAGAGCTGGATAAGCGCTGGGCTAAAACCGCAGAGAACAGCTAAAGCTCGGTGCTCTCACAAAGACAACCTCCGGCTTTCAAAATGACACTTAACCCCCACCGGGTGTCACTTTAACGGCATTTGCAAACCTTCTAtttaagtacaaaacaaaaatacgGCACAGGTAGCTTAAACTGTAACGGGAATCTTTGGTGTGCTGAGCTAATGCCGCTAACACGCCGCTAGCAGCTCAGACATGTTATGGCCGCTCCACGTTGCGGTTTCAAAGAAGCATAAAAACGGATTTTTATTAATAATCTGCAGAATTTTACCGACACAAACGAGTTTAAATCTGTTCGTAAGACCTTTATACGCGGCACTGTTGTGAAAACCCCCCACAGACGTCACATTTTTGGGGTATTTGAGATGAACTTTCAGACGTACCCATGATTGCTGAGCGAGCCTGGGATGGAAAGGAAGGAACCAGGATGCACCGCGGCGATGTCTACACCGAGGCCCCCGGGCGGGCGTTGCCACGATATATGCCTGATTAAAATTATGCCATTTCACGCcaatgttttcatatttaattcttgcaaaacaaagaatttgGACTCATTTTAGAATTTGGTAATTATACATACAACCAGTGTAGTTTTATTATTGAGAGCCGCTAATTTCCTTCTCTTATTTTTGTCTTCACTGTTTTATCTCCCTTTCAGTCAGTCACACTATTATTATTCATCATATTTCACTCCCGACCCTCCCGTTTTCTCAGTTTTTGAGTAATTTactgtattgtttttatttaaaaactgaaattagAGCGAAACCAAATAATTGGATATCTAAACCTGCAATTAACGGCTAATGGATGTCTTGTTAGTGCCCTCTGGCGGACAGAGTATGTAGTTCACaaatgtgacaaattaaaggaaaacctTGAGTCTAGGTATGAGTGACAAATTCAGCAAATGGCTCCTTCACAATTCATGAATTCCATGAATCTTCACTGTGGTCTTCCTTTCCCCACTTTTGTCCAATATACCCACTACCCTCCTCTACATGTCCAAAGTATCTGAGGTATCCCTCTGATAAACTTATTTCTAATCCGGATTATTCTAGTAACTTGCAGCAAAAATCTTAGCATCTTCACCttcaaaacatacaaaatatcAGGCCTCTTATCATCCTATAAACCTCCCCTTTCAATCTCTCTGTCGCACTCTCTTCTTCCACTTTTCTCTGCACAGTtcattgctttggatggttgacaccaggtatttaaactcttCTACTGTTACTACCTCTGATCCTTGCATCTCTGGTGCACTGATGACAAGACCTTCACTCACAATGTCTGCTCAGCAGCAAAATTTAGCTCTATGTGAACAGTTAGGACAATGATGTTTCTGTATTACTGAGATAAGCAGGTGACTGAGAAGGTCAGTGCAGGACACGATCAGGCTGTTGATTAAAACCAAGAATGCTGGGTGTGAGATTTACCAGGAAAAGCTGGAAATGTCCTTAGAGAGGTCAGTCTGATTTAAAAAACGATGCATGAAGATAATCACCAGGCAATAACACAAAAGTATGAACATCGTGACCTTGTTAGTCCCATTTGGGGGATTATATGCCGttatctgacaaataaaatCACTTGCTGTGAGGTAAAGattttggtgagtgaaattctagcATTTTATTAGCACCAATTCACAGATACCTGAGTTTTTCTGATTCACCCATAGAATGTGTGAATATTCTTGTATCAGCTGCCCCATTTAGTCATCACCACCACACATCGTCTTCCTGCATCTCATCCTATCTCTTGCATCCTCTTCTGCCACACAAACCCTGTGCATGTGCCTGCCTAAATCCTAAACACTAGACCGCCAGTGAAACTCATCCAGTTATTATTAATACTGTATAAACTGTAGCTACAGATATACTGTAAATACTTTGGTAAATAGTGTAGTGAAGTAAAGACAGAATTAAGTTTAAGCTTCTaagctttaaataaataatgttgaatcttaaaaatacagataaaatGCATCTGCAACAAATGAGTCGAACGCAAAAcctattttttgtttatttataagagGCTTAAACTTCATTCTGTCTTTACTTTACTACACTGTTTACTAAAGTACTGTTGATATAAAACTAAATCTGGTACATACAGCAACAAATCCAATAAAATCGGAAAGGCCAGATGTGATCCACAAGCCACTGTTTCCCTGCCGGTAATGCATTGTTATTGTAACTGTATTGTGTACATTTCATTCACTGGTATCCCTGTAACAGTGCATCTGAACACCTTTCATACACGACAAACATATTTACAGACGGACAGCTGACCAGTGCTTTGTTTTATGTAATCATCATTTTGCTGCCTTTAATCTCCAgacattaaatatattttgactGAGCTGACCTGAAAATGACAAACTGAGGGAACAACAGTATGTTTGACCTGTGGGCGGGGCTCCTGTCACTGCTCGCCACTGCTGTGTCCTGTGATTGGCTAATTCTGCCATCTGTCAGGGGGGTTTAAAGGCATGGGGCAGATTAAAGTAGATTAGGATGggcagggagggagagagagcgcaTGCTGGCATCAGACTCTGGTCACCACGGCGATGGCTTCACCAGGGAAACATTGctgcatcctcctcctcttcctccatctgcaggcgtctgcttgcctccaccgaCAACCAGCAGACAGGTATgtggacaaacacaaacagagcaggTGTAGTatctttatgtttgtttttgaccTCTCCTAACTGTCTAATCTTTGATTTGTGCTATGCTCACCCACAACTTTCTACTCACTACACCTCATGTGGTGCTATGGtatagcatttatttatttatttttaatttgagcTCAGAGGAACAAGCTCGGCAACTTTTCCTGTAAACAGATACCTACTTTCACATCTAGCACACACAGAGTAACATTATCATCCTTTTGtactaatgtgtgtgtgtgtgtgtctccatgtGATTAAACTAAGCCCCACATTCACTCTCCTTTTAGCTCCACCAAAGCCTGAGAATGAGATACCTGCTTAATCTGGAGACAATGAGCCTTGAGCAGAGAGTTAGCATGCCATTATCAAACCAAAATCAGGACCTAAAACAGGCTGGAACGCTTTGGTGATGTGCAGAGCTTGGAAGAATTCTTTGTGGCCAAACAAAGTCCCCAATTACTTCAATAAAGCATGATGACACTGTCTAATGACATATAATGTTTCTTTGAGATACCATCAGCAGTAAAACAggagtcattttcagcagaatcATTTAAATTCACATTTAAAAGCCCCTGGTTTCTTTAAAGTGGGAAAAGTTTTTTTCAGCTCCATTAATTTAAaatacacagatttttaaatgataataaatatGGAAGTTGTTTAAGTACTGATCTAGCAAAAGTGATGCTGATTGAATGGACCACATTTAATCATGGCACTCTCTCTATTACTTGAATTTCCAAACCGATGGTCACggtttgtttattttcagtttctatTACTCTTCTTCTTTGCCGTTGATGGTAACAGactcttttttttactgcatcaaatacaagtaaagtaaaaatgaaGGCAATGCACAAGTGCTAAAAACTGAgcatttggagcatttttaatgaaattatatGGCAAATAATACAGTGCCACTGTGTGCCACAGTCTGTCCAACACTGATTAACAGGTATTAGTTTGTATATGTCACAAACGTATAGTTTTATTGATGCCTGTCTCTAAACAAACCTCTTAACACTGATGTCATGCTGGTCACTTCTGGCTACCAAAATAAAGCATGGTGACCAAAACGCTAATGCCGAAACTTTAAAAAGTGGTTTCTAGAGCCAATGAGTGACATTACAGTGTGTGACATCACGGTGTGCATGTCCATCTTTTCTATACAGTCTGTGGTCACATGGAGtgaaatgaatacatttttttcagtatgtTATACATGGCTATTTTCTGGTTTTTAAACTGTACATAGTACATAGTATACAGAGTGGGTATTATGTCAGCTGAACAGGGGTTGGAGCTCACGTTATACACATTTGTTCAATCTTCCTTCCTGCACAtcctaaatatttaattatttatatcctgtttttaTTTCGGCTTATTTAACCTTTCATCCCTTTCAGTCGataccatagactgtatatgaaagatggCCAAAGTCACTGTTACCCTGTTTTCCCTTCATACCCTTTTGCAGCCAGAGTCGACCATTAGaaagaacaaaatgtttaaGACACCTCCACTAATGCTTTAATTCAAGTCTATCAGTCGATGGTCAGCAGTCATCCACCTCACTTGCTTCCAGTGACCTCACAACACCTCTTAATACAAACCAGCAATCATGCCTTTGTTTTCTGCCTCTTGCTCACAGAGATTTTATCCTGACTCTTGTTTGTTTAATCCTCTTTGTTCCTTCTACCTGCCAGCTTACTTATTATATCTCTGACACGCTAACGAGCTCCAGCTCATCCAGCAGAAGTCTGTTAGTAATTCCTAGTTGAGGCTAAAAGCCAGAGGAGACTCAGGCACCTCCGTTTCATCTATTTCagattgtttctttgtttttaatctgtgtTTTAGTACAACTAATGTGTAGAATCATGCCAGCCATATGTAGTGATTTAACTGTTATTTTCTCTCCTGTAAGCCATTAAACATATGGCAGATGTTTACGAAATCATTCAGTGTCTGCTTTCGTCTGGCGATACTTGCCTTAAACTCGACCCCAATAGGATGATTACGTTGCCCCGTGTCTTTTGAGTGTGTGCATCAGCAGCTGTTTATTGCGTTTCACAGTGTGCAGCTGTTGATGGTAAAGGATTGAGAAGCTGTAAAGTCTTCTCTGGCTGCAAGCCACCCCATCCTTCATCCTCGGGG is a window from the Pelmatolapia mariae isolate MD_Pm_ZW linkage group LG5, Pm_UMD_F_2, whole genome shotgun sequence genome containing:
- the rps23 gene encoding 40S ribosomal protein S23 is translated as MGKCRGLRTARKLRNHRREQKWHDKQYKKAHLGTALKANPFGGASHAKGIVLEKVGVEAKQPNSAIRKCVRVQLIKNGKKITAFVPNDGCLNFIEENDEVLVAGFGRKGHAVGDIPGVRFKVVKVANVSLLALYKGKKERPRS